The Dysidea avara chromosome 11, odDysAvar1.4, whole genome shotgun sequence genome includes the window AAACAATGATCTGATGGATGTTACAATGCAATCAGAATTTTTATAAGTTTGCTTTAAGTTACCATGCAACTAGTGCAAGACAATCAGCAATTCATATCCTTTTTTCAGTATAGAATTTCACTCGTCTAAACTCTTTACTGCGTATATAATAAtctataatagagatttgggacccagaatttttgccCATTTTTGTTTTTCAGATATAGTTAAAACCTTCATCTTATTACAGAGGGTTTTTAAATTGTGTCCACAGCTTTATGCTATGGAGCTTGCCTATGATCAATACGCAAAAAGTCTTGTAGTTGGCACACTTGATAGCTCATAACATAAGGTATATAAGCAACTCAAGTATCATAAACAATGTGGCATTCAAGGCACGGAGAAGTTGAGTTATAAACTATGTAGATAAAggatatagctatatgtacttTACACTGTCTTCCGgtcaaaaataaaaatattcaTTGGGCAATGAATTCATCATGGAACCCATACCAAAGTACATGAGCTATAGATGAATGTATAAAACAAAGGATAATTAAATAACACATGTTGTTCCAGGAAAAACTACGGCAAACACACAAGTCCATCCATGGGTACCGccaaattttccaataggtccAATGTATTTTAGCCTTCTCTTTCTATGCATGTTTCTAGGGCATAATACACAGTATTGGTGACTGCTGTGTAGCTTTATAAACTTCGTACGTAGtagtacaaataaatcactgaAAATTAGTTGGGGAAGCAACACAATGCTTGTTAAAATTTCACCACTAAGTGCCTACCTCATAAAAAAGCTCTTATCTTGCTTATTTTTGACTTTTAAAAAATGCATACAATGGTGTCATAAATATAACACGTCACTAATATTGCTGCATATTATCTTCATTAGTGGTCCCAGTGCTATCCAACAAGTGGCTCAGGAATCTTCTGAAAATTCATAATTGCTACACCAAAGTATATGGATTAACAGCTAATCAAAAGTGATGTCAAAATACATTGGAGCCTACGGAAACAGGCTTTCACAGGAAAGCCGTACAAGAAGCCAAAAATTATAGCTATATTCACATGGTAAGCATGCTGtcacaccacatacacacaccaatATGTGGGGGAGTATAATACAGTGATCAAGTAAGAATGCAATATAAATCACTCACAAAACAACACCATTGCTTCTATCCACCAACATCCAATCACCCATATCACTAACCCAGCCCTACTGTTATCACTTGCTCACCTTAGAAGCCAGTTCTGCACATAGCCTATCTAGTTCTTCTTGCATTACTCTTAATTTTGCCTTCAGAAACCGAATTGTTGCCTCTGTAATaaaacacaatactaaaacactgAATACAATAATATATTCAGGCATTTATTCTGTATGTTCTGTAAGAATGTTTAACAGACTTTATACCAATACCTGTATGTCATCAACAAGGTGATTATTACCTATCCCATAGCTGCTAGCGCTCCCACTTAATTAACATTCACATGCGTACAAACATTTGAGGTATTACACACCCACGTGAGTCATAGGCTTTGCATGAAGAAGCTATCTTGGGAAGCTATCTTGGGAAGCTATCTTGGGAAGCTATCTTGGGAAGCTATCTTGGGAAGCTATCTTGGGAAGCTATCTTGGGAAGCTATCAATAAAAAACATGTGCCCCAATAGTTTGATATGTGTGAACATTTGGAGATGTTGTCATCATACattatggtagtactgtatattagctgggatcatggaggtttgggtttttctggccaaaaaaataTCACTACTTCACAATatcatcctggtgccttggcagtattgattaggtataaccaagcccaaaagttccttcagtacGACACTATGTAAGTGGTTCCAGTAGGTAgctacaaattttttttttaattattcaatggattttctactgactgaccaactgcctgatgccttcagacaagtgtaactcaataacagctaacgctatgggcttgattttttcactgtttgacatcacttcatcccgagatgtaccttttggcataccacagtacataaaatgcatgcatcatggactacctttgtcctcctttgtgtcccatctctttttgctgacagtccaaggtgttgattcgtggtAGCACAATGTGGCTTCCAATTTGTAAAtaggaatcgtccatattttcgtggtgactggatcgATTGCAGAGGcgtcttcatttgtaacactatgtaacgggctgaaaataggtgaaagcgaagcgtaatggccacttcactttcaagtcagtaattgatagttggggggaACGAATCATCCTTTTTTTTtgtggtggctggattgattgcagaggtacttctcctgctgttcttcatttgtagtgctgtgtaacgggctgagcatagctgaaagcaaagcataatggccactcaATAATCGATAGCTGGGGCgtgtgttcagacaaaaacattaactctggcaccatcctttcttttgttgcggtatgcgtgggttcaccagtcattaagactgaagtatagggattaaatgtttactagtatatctgcaggtgtaggcaacctcccttgtttccctacttttttctatgctccctaatcaaacttagcATTTCTaagttttccttgtacttgtgtaATGAAGAACTTGCTTTATAAAATGgagaaaaaagaaagaaaaggctACTGAAATCAGTTTCAAAGGAGTATATGATAGCATTCTACGAAGCCTGTTTAGATAGTGTTCATTTTGTGTCACACCTTCTCTATACATGTCTATTATGGACACCATGTTACACATACATACCGTATAGCAGGTTTTTACTGCGCCTATAATTGATCACGAATCTTAAAAGTGTGACACAAATTTCCGCGAATGCAGCTATCCACGAAAATAAAATCCGCTGATTATTTTATTTTGATTACTAGAAACGCATTGAAAGAGGATATGGAAGCGTTGTTAAGCAGTTATATACATGGCTACCACGTTATAGTCATTTTGGACTCTAGTCATTGGCGAGAAACTTACTTGTATTATAAAAAGTGGGGATGTGTGCTGCTGCATGACAACCCAACAGTAGTGGGGCACTTACTGCGCACCCTCTCAAGGATATGCAGTTCGTTTTCGTTTCATGGTGGCACAATAATACGTATCGAGTTACAGGCAAGAAGATACAAAAAATTGAAAACACGCGAGATAAAATAAGCACAAATTTAATTACCGCGGCTAACTACTGTTCGTGAAAATAAAGTCTTTGCGGtaaaaacccgctatacggtacctaattatacaatacaaatatacatatagtacaagtataaggaaaaattaagaatttaaagTTGATtatatagggatcatagaaaaaagttagtgaaacaagagaggtcacctacacctgcagatatactagtggacattaatccgTGAGATTCAGTCTACCTCCcttgtctacacctgcagatatactagtggacatttaatccctaattcagtcatgggtatactactatacagtataggTAGACAGCCGAATTATTTATCTAACAGTACTACAAGTGAACTATAACTTTTTAAAACATAAATAGGCTACCCCTTGGAAAAATGAGTATTAATGGGTTTACCTTAACTATGCTtggacatggtcactataactaAGGTGGTCCCAATAAAGAGGTGGACGTTCAGTGAGTTTCACTGTaccatacatatatgtacatgataTCAAGAGTCATATAGAGGGAGGGAGTTTATCTCTATATATTATGGACTCATAGTGTACCTAAGGTATATACTTGCCTTGTCCCATTTCAGCTGCAGCTTCAGGAATGAGGTCATCGCTATAATCCTCTTCAATACTATCAACACTCTCGAGTAGTCCACTGGTCACAATGCTAGTAGCTGCTGCTCCAGCAATATCTGACTGGCCCACACCTGGGGTTCTAGTCCTCCCCATGATATCACTGTCAATATCAGTCTGTACTGACATGGCACTGGAAATGGATCTAGTTTTTGACTGTGGGCGGTTGTTAATAGGTGGTCGTTTCTTTGATGATGCTAGTTTAGCACTTGTCGCTGGTCTCTTAGCTTCTTGGCTATGAGCTCTAAACAGCAAGAATAACAAAGCAGTACACCAGAACCATTTGGGTCACAGAAATATACAACACGCGTGCACCATCCATATATACAACATGAATATAAAAACAAACATGGTTCAACTATACAATTATATTACAAATAATTTGACCTGTTTCCTCGTGGTACTGACTGTGGTCTACTAACTGTGAAGTGTCCACTCAGTTCCTGTGTATACACACCATGTACTACACATGCAATATGGTACAAGATTAtgaacacacatgcacacacctctTCCATGTTCAGCTGTAACTGTGGGTCACTGTACAAATAACACTAGTGATGGTTACTAGGCAGCTAATATGAAGCATACCTTGTAGAAACGTCTGCTTCATTTCCATTGTCTGACAAATGTGAAACATGTTCCTACACACAAATCTACATAAAGTAACACACGTACATCAACTATAAATACCAATATATCATCTGCCTCTCGTAGCAGAGAAGCTGCTTTTGATTCCAATTCTTCATTAAGCCGTCTATAATTCGAAATACCAACAAATTACACTTAAAtattcaacacacacacacctgtattCTTCTTCTTTCGTTTGTAGGTCGACCTTTTCTTTCTTAGCCTTCACTTTACGTTGTATCGAAGGAGGTCTCGAAGTACTCACTGTTCCCGTACTTGGCCTTGACTTCTCCTTCGGGTTACTACTCATACCTCCCGCTTTGAATTTATTCTAATAAATGTGCATTGTTCCAAATAATGCCTCCCATATTCTAGAAAAGTACTGTAACGAATCAAAATGAAGAAGTTTTTCGAGAAGAAGAAATTAGATTACAAGTTTGCTAAGGCTGGCTCTGGCCATACTCTAGGAGAGACGCCTCCCCAACAGCAAGGTCCTGCTCAACCATCACCGCCTAGGGAGCGACATGTTCCCACTCAAGCTGGGCAGTTGGCGGGCACTGCTGCTCTAGCCAGACTTGATTCACAACCAAGTGGTGGAGCCTGCAAGCCAAAATTGAAAAATACAACAAGTAAGAGCCCAAGAAGAGTCATTTACTAACAGTCTAGATATGTCACAATGATATTGGGGCAAATTGTGTGGTAAAGTTAAAGTCTGATCCTCTCCAGAAACAATCTGCCTATGTAGTATTCTTAGCAAGAGTTTCAGGTCATAGCACACTAGTTTAGAGTACTTTCTGAGTAATACAGTAGCTAACATACCCCAAACTACCATATCAATGCCCCATATGCAGTAAGTTTTGGTAGAGAAAAGTAAGGCAGAAATGGTGCTGTGAACAGGAAACCCAAAGGAAATGGTGATAACTCATGGAGTGTTAAATGTAATGCTTTTATTTATTGCTTGTTTATTTCAGTGTACAAAGAAATGGAGGCTGAGGCCAagcagatagaagaagttaaacAGAAACTGGTGTGTTTTGtgtaacgtgtgtgtgtgtgtgtgtgtgtgtgtgtgtgtgtgtgtgtgtgtgtgtgtgtgtgtgtgtgtgtgtgtgtgtgtgtgtgtatgtatttggtTGTTTGCTTGTTTACATGAAGTCATTGAGGTGGTCACCTTACTATGTATAGCGACAACAACATTCACAAGAACAACAAGAAGTCACTTTAGTCACATCTCACAACTTGTCAGTCAACTTAATATGTCCTTTGTGTCATCATGTTCTACCCTATCATGAGATGAATCAACATCTTACAGTGTGTCTACAACAGGTTAGCTGTGATACATGTATTGAACAAGCCGGTAACCTGGTACAGTATTGTAGTACGTTGTTATGACAGATGGTGGTGTTTACTTACTAAGGATCTTAGCTAAGCTGTTTTGCATTGAGCAACTCAGGGAGCCCATTCATATCCTACCAAAGTGTTGTGAAATTTGTAAAGAGATATTTTAAAGGAATGGCTTTGTATCACTACTTCTGAACAGTCTGATGCTGAGAAATAACAATGAATGGAGCTGTGTGCATGTTTAGGGCTGGAACATTGCTCAGTTGTAAGCCCTTAAACATTTTAACAAGCAATCATTCTAAAGCATGAAGTGTCCCACTTACTGTATTGAGGAGGCAGTTAAAGGTCTAGATTGTGTGGTGTTACAATAGTGTAACTGTAATGTTTACTTCTGTTACTCCACATACTGGTGGTAGCACTTAATCCTTGGTAATGTTGTCCAAATGCCTTAATTGTTAATCAAGAGTTCTATTGTTGTATTGAGGTGCACATgcagttatactgtacacacgtgtgtgtgtgtgcatgtgattatGGTACTGTCAGTACAATATCTTGGTTATTATCATAGGAGTATCACAAAGAGCCGTTGTCTGGTTCTGTTAATATGATACACACACTATGTCGTGACTTGGACAAGAAAGGAGCATGTATTGATATTATCTGCAAGTGAGTAATTGTATTGTACCCACAGTCTATTGTATTCAACAAGTAGTACATGTTAGAACACCAGTTTAGTGCTACAATCAACAGTTGAGTAGTTTCCCAGACAATTTTGATgacatacatgtattttcaatgAGGGAATATAATGCTAGcttagaaaagatgtctgtATTTTCAATACTACTTGTCTTTAGTACTCCAGTTATATATGTTATATGCAATGTATACTACTTACACTGTTGCAGGTACTTGAATAATCTAATAGAAAACAGTACAGAGGAGAAGTACCGGAAAATTAGAATGAGCAATAAAACATTTCAAGTATGTGACGTGTACAGTATTAGTGATGTATCAATCAATAAAGTTACACAATGTTTACTTCATTATTTTTTGCATGCTCTCAACGAGTGGCCACAAATTCCATAGTGGTATGCCTGTAGTGATATTTTAGTTTGAAAATTTATTGGCATCTAAGTAGCAAAGTTTGAAGAATCTTCGAGTGTGTTACTGTGCAGCTTTTGGTTTGCTGCTCCTTGTAATCAACTTCACTATGGCTAACCCTTCAGTGTTACTAAACAATTACGGTTAAGTCTTCATCTTTACTTGGTACTTCTAcagtatgcaattttttttcatATCAGCTTTTATTGAAAATTAAACCCCctttttttcacaacttggctatGTTAGTGTAGATAGATATCGCTTCGTGTATTTgcaaagccccaaagctggtctTTAGAAAATGTGtctttaaaaatatatatcttCCTTCATAACTGTAGACTATTGCTGCTCTAGAATCTTCAGTGCCGCATGAAGTTTCATGAATATTTTGTAGTGTGTTagatgtgtgtgtatatgtgtacaatATAGAATGCTGGCTGCCCTTATGCCCTTGTTTCCTGAACAATGAGCTCCATGCTGattcctctattagagtagaccAGAATTTAGTTGGACTAGCTTTTCTACAAATATCTTTACTTTTCAAAAATAAAATATCTCTTAGTGATAAATATAACCACAGCGTTAGGGTCATGGATGGACTCCTCAGTTAAGTGATCTTCAGGGTCTTAAATTTTTACTATAAATGTTTCACATGTGTGTTATGTACTACGCACCATTGTATGTGTTGTTTACAATAGGAGAAAGTTGCTAGTGTAAATGGAGCAATATTATTTCTGGAAGCAGTTGGTTTTGCACAGCAGTCACTACCCCATCAAGGTGAAGTCCCTGTATCATATGTATAGACATTATGGACCTTGTAAAACAATACTAACAGTAGatgtaatgggcttgtagagTAGTTCTGTGTGATGTCATGGGTATACCATTCATCTGTAACACACGTGTGGCAGTAGTGTGTGGCCCTTTGTACAGGGAAAATGCACATTTCCTGCTGTAGAACATGCCCAACTActactatcaaacagtacgatagtactgtttaagtagggattggggtggatttggcgcgcgcctcaaatttcaatccctcaaaaatcatcctagaaatatctcacacagcaaataaaaccttttactaaagagtcttcaagtttctaactttatttctagcattatatatcaggaaacgactagaaaagtgctggaattttatttctaataaatcgctaaaacagaaattttcgtcagcctgcctgcctgcctgaccacattcgcaaggctacaggccaaacgaagcagcgaaggatcaccattctttgccacaatatttaactcgctgctgggatgtgccttttcgggttccgacgagtgtctgccttctgcgctttgcctttccttttatctttaattacggatcgtcttcttcttttccagtcacggaggcgttaataattcgtatcgacactttccttagagcagccgtattcggacgccacaaaactaataacggattccgtactgtaagggcaagtagatgcctgtatagcaacacttgcaaagcgatttaacagcctagtgaagtaagaacacactgccacgcccttatcaatcagagtgcgcgctcgtacttaacgatcagtggaccaTGCCtattattaatggtccagctgtaactaattgtagaaaacaggagatagaaaccctgcatgcctttcaatttagtaattgagcagcttgcgtaaagcaagcagcaagatcgagatactctaatagagcagtcagtgccaaagatcaataatagctacatacctataccaaaaaaagttaacaaactagtgaatttaaaaattgttaatttagaaatggaagtagggatcaagcgataaaaactactgaaacaagtgatttgaatgatggcaactattacaacatagctttgtggggaaatccctactttggcattgaacatatatggtgacgtggtgagatgccaatgtaaggatttccccacaaagctatgttgtaatagttgccatcattcaaatcacttgtttcagtagtttttatggcttgatccctactttcatttctaaattaacaatttttaaattcactagtatatatatatcacctATTATTACAGTAGGTGTTAGGCTATCTAGCAGCAGGATCGATTAATATGCATTTTTATGTATTGTGGCAAAGCCTCGCGCTGTGTATCTATAGAGCTTATTCAAAGGGTGTGTCTGTCAAGGTTGAACGTGCAGTAATCTAAAGCCTACCAGCCATTTTGAGTGAATAAACAACTGAGTGTATaaagaacatagctgaaaagtgTGACTGACAACACAGTTCAGTATTCTAAATATTGTGAAGAACTGGATAGCAATGCGAAGGCAAACACAAGGAAAAGATAAGGATGACTGGCCTTGTAGATCCCTATTGCCACCTAGAAAGTAATGTCAACTGCTTCAATGGTAGCCACTGTGGAATGGTGTGAGTGACCTGAAGTCATGTAACTTTTTAATCAGTGCGACAAGCTACTGCTGAAGGCATACAAAAGTCTAGAGTATTCAGTTTTCTTGTCAACCAACATAGATTTGAGTGGCTACAAGAAGTTATATGTGTACATTGTTCCTGTATGGCTGGCTTGGGAGAAGCCTGTCTCACattgtttctttgttgtttGTGGCACAAACTAACACAGAGCTGAAAAGTTAGTTCACACACACATTGCTTTGTTAGCTTGTTCGTGGTTGCCGCCATCATTTCTATCAATACCATTAGCACAAATTGACTTTTCATCTTCATCACAGAAGCATAAACGCTTGGTGAAAGCCAGTGTAGCTGACAGTTCTTCTAGTAGCGATTAGTTGCTGCAAACAAAGAAGGTAGCATCGATAGTGTTCAAGCcaaatgaagaagacaagcatgCTTTTTGAAGAATTGTCACAATCTAGAGGTAGCCCTATTATTTTATCACTGATTGTTGACTATAATGAGGCATACATACCTTTTGTATGAAGCAGGGAAAGTGATGAAACCACTCACAGAAGAACTACACTCTGTAGTAACTTTGAAATGAGAATTACTTCAGAAGCGTGAGGAAATCTATGAAACATTTAACTTTTAGCCAAGTTGAGGGGATGACTAGAACACAGGTAGATTCTTAGCTGTGCCTTTTGTAAACAGTGGGATGTGAACCTCCGCACAGTATAGTACAGCAGATTCCTGAATAGTGAATCCTCTGTCTGCTAAGATCATATCACCAACTTCTTAAGTAGACCACAGTTATCAGTCAAGTGAAAATCTGACACTCTTCCTTCCCATCTCTTGGAGATGAATGCCACAGAACCTTGGGGAGTGATCCCAATTATAATTTTCACCATTATGTTTCTTCTAATTTGAGCACATTTGTGCCCTTGCCAGTAAGTTGTTCAATAAACATCTCAAAACAATCGATGATTATGGCACATTATCTAATGTGTTTTCGGAAGCATGGTTTTCATGAGCTTTGGGCGTTCAGGCCAACGGACGAGAAAGGGCATTCTGGTGTACAGGACATCTACCCATTTATGGATATACCTTGAAACGCTAAGTTGAATAATTCCCAAATCTGTAAGCCAGGTCTACGTTGCCAACATTTAGCTGCAGTTTTACTATCGTTAGCAGATGCTGCTGACTTGGGTAACTCCTTTACAGCCAAGTTATAAATAGCCTTCAACACTGCAAAACTTGACAGCCCTGTACCTTTTTTGCATCAtctttctttgatgttttatTTAGATGAAATGCTACCTTTTTATATGCATAGCTTCCTTTTCTCCTTGCTAACTTACATTTGTTGTTTCAAACCAGCACACTTGGATACAAGCTCTTCGTGGCTGCTTTCAAATTCTCTGATTGTCTCGCCGTTTCACTAGTTTGCTGCTCCTCCAACTACCTTGCTTATCCCGAATGCTCACTTTTCCTCTGCTCTTCTTCAGCAttgtgtctttctctttgtatttCTTGTAACTGCTTTCTCTCTGCTTCTTTAATTTCTCTCTTCTTTTTGCCTCTCACATCTTTTCCCTTGCTCTAGTTTCCTTTGCTAACTCTTGCCTAGATGCTTCCTCAATCCTTATTCTTCTCCAGTAATCAGATTATCTGCTTTCCAAGGTTCGTTTTAGTGGGCTTGGTATGTGTTTGGGGCTAGAGGATCATTACTCTCTTTCTTCCAGTGACAAAATGTTTACCACATATGTACGTGTGTTCATTTGGTGTCCAGTTCTTCCTGTTCTCCGCTGCAATCCATCACCTCCTTCAATTGGGATCTATAGGAAAAGGGTGACAACTAACCCCACATCCCTAATAATgacaatagagcaatcagcggCACAGCAGTTCTTTAGCATCAATACACTCAAAATGGCATCAGTAAACTACGTGGTACTTTGGGGAGATAGTTAATACTCCAGCTCTATAGTGTAATTATTTGTGTAACCACTGGATACCTTACAATTTCTTATTGTATTACCTATGTACCACTAATAGATGGCGAGGAACAGTTTCTAGTGATACCGGAGGCAACAGCTAAGGATACTCAGACACTAGAAACCTGTAAAGAATTGCTAGAGACTTCACAAGCTCTGGTGCCTTCACTAGACAGGAATGCAAAGGTATGCACTACACAGTATACTCTGTTGTGTGCAACGAATTTACTGTTAGGAATCTAGAGCAAAATGTTTAAAGTACAAATCCATTGAAATTCTCTATGTGGACCAATGTTAAGTGTTGTGTATGTTATTGTAGCTCTTCAAGCCTTCATCCAAGGCTACTCATTTTGATTTACCCAACGATTTCTACAAGTTGAAAGTGGAAGAAATTAAGAAAGAGATGAAAGCCAGGTATTTTACATGTGAATACAGACACGTCAGTGGTGTGTATATTTAGTGCCATTAGTGGAAGAAGTTTTCATCCAGTCAAACTTTTACATGTTGTGTGATTTTATGCAATTCACTAAATCAGCTTTCATCTGCTATCCATGTTTattagaaacaagttgatgttgtgctacttttaaaaaccaggcgccatgcagcaaacaaacctaactggaattaattaacagtgtactaaactattgagttttgctttgttgctatacatacacaattgaatcatagtaatttgtatgttgtaattgatgaaatattttgtaattctgtaattacattgctaaggAGGCGTACCTCGAACAAAATGCTTTAACCCACTaataatgcacagaagtatcttcttaactgttttatagttcgtCTATTTTCTTATGCAAATTCTCCAGGCATAGCCTcatagctgctcttcattttcatttgcgTATGTATGACACGCCCccttttcaactcaaagggatTTGTTATACCTGATAGCCTAGGAAgccagctgtgttgtttttTGGCTGTAGAGCCCTTTGGGTAAGGCCTTCACCGCATCCTTATAAACTAGTTTCACCTATATTTCAGACTGGCACATAATAACTGGCTTAAACCAAAGTTTACCTGcccggaagtttaatacaggctctatATGGCCTTATTTATCACACAAAGACTGTTTTTAGTGAACAAAATTTTGCTCATGTAGATacggaaagacaaacaaatatacatacatacatacatacatacaaacacacacacacatgctcttttcggaaaacaatttcataaaccaggcgtgcgcccacagccggcaGTGTGGGCGTGCGTCTGGTTTAACAACAAGGCCATCCACAATTTACTCCTTGGCAAAATAAGTTTCTGGATTTACAGTAGTGAAAATGTGCACAACAAGTTATATACCTTCCTACCTGTACTCTTGTAGGAGTGAAGCTGTTGAGAAGGAGCTACAGTTGAGGACTAAGAAGATGAGGGAGAGAGATGAGATGAAGATGACTGTTAGACATTATCGATTTGTGTTGTTAAGAATTAAATTTCTTGATGGTATAATATTACAaggtgtgtgtgtctgtctgtgtgtgtgagtgtagcgtgtgtgtgagtgtagggtgtgtgtgagtgtaacgtgtgtgtgagtgtaacgtgtgtgtg containing:
- the LOC136238593 gene encoding testis-expressed protein 9-like produces the protein MSSNPKEKSRPSTGTVSTSRPPSIQRKVKAKKEKVDLQTKEEEYRRLNEELESKAASLLREADDILEHVSHLSDNGNEADVSTSDPQLQLNMEEELSGHFTVSRPQSVPRGNRAHSQEAKRPATSAKLASSKKRPPINNRPQSKTRSISSAMSVQTDIDSDIMGRTRTPGVGQSDIAGAAATSIVTSGLLESVDSIEEDYSDDLIPEAAAEMGQEATIRFLKAKLRVMQEELDRLCAELASKNKKLATSDARVKELTEEVGRLKKSQQGNQVQMEKYKNIADDLKSKSEGLEAQVLTLKKELESMKRTHNKTSAEHGAVEVRLNRALEETEKYKDALQKAKADMTDTRQQDKQKLEDLNNKNKKLEKQKNELMIAFKKQVKLIDILKRQKMHLEAAKLLSFTEEEFLKALDWAPS
- the LOC136238592 gene encoding UBX domain-containing protein 6-like; this encodes MKKFFEKKKLDYKFAKAGSGHTLGETPPQQQGPAQPSPPRERHVPTQAGQLAGTAALARLDSQPSGGACKPKLKNTTMYKEMEAEAKQIEEVKQKLRQQHSQEQQEVTLVTSHNLSVNLICPLCHHVLPYHEMNQHLTVCLQQEYHKEPLSGSVNMIHTLCRDLDKKGACIDIICKYLNNLIENSTEEKYRKIRMSNKTFQEKVASVNGAILFLEAVGFAQQSLPHQDGEEQFLVIPEATAKDTQTLETCKELLETSQALVPSLDRNAKLFKPSSKATHFDLPNDFYKLKVEEIKKEMKARSEAVEKELQLRTKKMRERDEMKMTVRHYRFVLLRIKFLDGIILQGVFKPLETIFDIRQFVTSSLEREECPFSLSAYSKSLDDESMSIAQSGLAPASVINLAWSTPDLVPKPPYFKMDLLQTLAELT